Genomic segment of Thamnophis elegans isolate rThaEle1 chromosome 17, rThaEle1.pri, whole genome shotgun sequence:
GTTTGGTGTTTTAGCTTACtatttgaatgaaagaaaaatcttgaaaaaggaaggaggaaggacccCATCCCAAATCTTTGCACGATTGATGGCAGGtctttgtgccccccccccaccaaaacaACCCCCCTAAGCTCTTCTCTttaggcaacccccccccccaagctcttcTCTTTCACGATAAAACCATAGCatgcttatttttttctattcaaaaACTCCTGTCAGGTTaagaggggttggattagaagagctCTAAAGTCCCTTGcagccctctttcctttcctcttcccttcctcttccccttttcctttcctcttcctttttcctttcctctttccttcctttttcctttcctcttccccttttcctttcctcttcctctttttcctcttcttctccccttcgtttttccttttctctttccttcctttttcctttcctcttcccctttttcctttcctcttcctttttcctttcctcttcttcctttcctcttcctttttcctttcctcttcctctttttccttttctcttcctctcccttccccttttccttcccttttgttctttcctttccttttctgttccctcctttcctcctcctatccTAATCCATCCTTATCCTATCCTCACCCACTGCAAAGTAGACCTCCGGTGGACTAGCCACTTGCCCCCCAAAAGAGGCCGGATCCATGTCCCGATTACCAACCAAGTTCCGGGGCAGCTCTCTCGCGGCGTCTTCGTCTCCGTCCGACAACCTCCGCACCGCGTAGCCCAACCGGATCAGTTCCTCTCCCACATCGACAAACTGCGGAAGAGAAACCGGTCTGAAAAGCCGGCCGCAGCGGGCGAGTCCCCACCCCGAAAGCCACCATTGGGGTCTCACCTGCCCGTCGGCGGGCTTGAACAAGCGGACGCACGGCCGCACGCTGCCGTCCCCTACGGGCGCGTAGGTACAGATCTTGCAAAACACCGGCTTCCACTGGGCGCAGTGGGTCAGGCGGTCGAACTCATCCAGGGCGGCTTCTTCCCAGCGGGACCCTAGAGGGCAGGAAGCCATTCGGAGGAGGGCAAGGCCCGGAGTTGAGTTTCTCTCACGGTCCCCGCTATGCCCTCGCAAAAGCtcggcggacttcaactcccagaactccacaggaaggaagatggagagaCTCACCACCAGTGGGGGCCACACCGGCCAAGCTGCACTCGATGGCCTGGAAGGGGAGGCCTAGGAAGTCACTCCTtcacccccacaaaaaaaaaaaagaggagggggaaacgAGGTTAAGAGGAGGAACAGAAGACCCCCAATCCTGGCTGCCCCATCCCAAATTTCGCCCCCATATTCTGACGCTAGGTCTCGCCGCAGTCGCTAAGAGAAATCaccgtggttgttaagttagttacatggtCGTTAATTGAATctgctccccccccaccccaccattgCCAGGCTGCAAAAGACAATCACATGATCCCCGGGGACACTGGTCGTTagtgtgaaccagttgtcaaacaaCCGaagtttgatcacgtggccagggGGACTTGCTGCAACTGAGCCTAAGTGGGGGAAAACAGCCGCGAGTTGCTTTTTTTCAGCACCGTGGAAACTTCGGTCACTAAGTgagtggtcgttaagtcgaggactacatgcacGTCACCATTATCACATTGCCCTTTGGCCAGCTGACGTCCTCCGGGAGCTTTAAACCCCAACCCCTCCAGTTTCTCGCTGTCGGCGACACCCACTGGGGCCCCGAATTTCCCGATCCCTCGTTGGAGGGACGACACCCCCCGGTCCGCCCCTTACCGCAACAGCCGCAGCTTCTCGAGCGGCACCTCTCCGTTGTCCCCAAAATCCACGTAATAAATATCCAGGTTCCCGTTGTCCAAGGTCCCCAAGACCTCGGCCCGATACCAGGAACGGTCTTCGGGGTAGTAGGTGGCTACAATGTCCCCCACCTGCACGCTTTCcaactggagggggggggagagagacgagAAGGGTGATGGAAAGCTACTTAGGGTTTTCCCCCCAACTCCCCACACCTGGAGGGAGGTGCGCTGGCTCACCTCGCCGCAATCGTTGTTCTCGTAGTATTTTGTCATCTCCTGGATGAGTTTGTCCAGATGGAGCGCCTTTgcgccgattatctggatccagaAATGGCCCGGGTTCTCGGAGGCCGAGACGTAGACCTCCAGGTGATCTTGGCTGTGGAGGCTGAAATCCGGGCTGGGGACTGGAGAGGCAAGGTGGATGGGttaggggcagggggggggggtctgcaacCTGAAAACACTCGAAA
This window contains:
- the TDRKH gene encoding tudor and KH domain-containing protein, with product MSSRKPAVSESTKGPPQSSSTSSPASRKGGETVRAICRSTGAKIDCNHDGGQGALSLTRLVTISGTRKEVQAAKELIHEKLSEDEAFRTKLLQSVSARAQRKQPLGTRKEMAAAGDSTQQPYSHAEPRSQMPEVEYLPGEAGDGPQEYHSMDPPEPSGAESPVNPWSALNSVLEFPSPDFSLHSQDHLEVYVSASENPGHFWIQIIGAKALHLDKLIQEMTKYYENNDCGELESVQVGDIVATYYPEDRSWYRAEVLGTLDNGNLDIYYVDFGDNGEVPLEKLRLLRSDFLGLPFQAIECSLAGVAPTGGSRWEEAALDEFDRLTHCAQWKPVFCKICTYAPVGDGSVRPCVRLFKPADGQFVDVGEELIRLGYAVRRLSDGDEDAARELPRNLEACRGMSAWNLSETASVSEGDDSVML